In a genomic window of Polyodon spathula isolate WHYD16114869_AA chromosome 21, ASM1765450v1, whole genome shotgun sequence:
- the LOC121296085 gene encoding complement C1q tumor necrosis factor-related protein 1-like yields MPGFALSLCVLILPAVVWVTCTGMVSDPYRITRSELDLENEDHRSHRDPTESDYRTQNQRARSRDGERGSQCLRCCDPGEEPPPLHPIPAFQFVPQINITILKGEKGHRGERGTHGKSGKSGSSGPRGPQGMKGHKGAIGSPGDPCKTYYSAFSVGRKKALHSNDYYQPLIYDTEFVNLYKHFNMFSGKFYCYIPGVYYFSLNVHTWNQKETYLHLMKNEQELVVLYAQPSDRSIMQSQSLMLELEQNDEVWVRLFKGERENAIFSDDFDTYITFNGYLIKPNSDG; encoded by the exons ATGCCAGGCTTTGCTCTCTCCCTCTGTGTCCTGATTCTACCTGCTGTGGTGTGGGTTACCTGTACTGGCATGGTGTCTGACCCATACCGAATCACTCGCTCCGAACTGGATCTTGAGAATGAAGACCACAGGTCCCACCGTGATCCCACCGAGTCTGACTACAGAACACAGAACCAGAGAGCCAG GTCTCGGGACGGAGAGAGGGGATCGCAGTGTTTGCGCTGCTGTGACCCAGGAGAGGAGCCCCCTCCTCTGCACCCCATCCCCGCGTTCCAGTTTGTACCTCAGATTAATATCACCATCCTCAAAG GTGAGAAAGGTCACAGAGGAGAACGGGGAACCCACGGAAAATCAGGGAAATCCGGCAGTTCTGGACCCAGGGGCCCTCAAGggatgaaagggcacaagggtgcTATTGGCTCTCCGGGGGACCCCTGCAAGACCTACTACTCTGCCTTCTCAGTGGGGAGAAAGAAGGCCCTGCACAGCAACGACTACTACCAGCCGCTCATCTACGACACAGAGTTTGTCAACCTCTACAAGCACTTCAACATGTTCTCCGGCAAGTTCTACTGCTACATCCCTGGGGTCTACTACTTCAGCCTAAACGTGCACACCTGGAACCAGAAGGAGACCTACCTGCACCTGATGAAGAACGAGCAGGAGCTGGTGGTCCTATACGCCCAGCCCAGCGACCGCAGCATCATGCAGAGCCAGAGTCTGATGCTGGAGCTTGAGCAGAACGATGAGGTCTGGGTGCGTCTCTTCAAGGGCGAGCGCGAGAATGCCATCTTCAGCGATGACTTTGACACCTACATTACTTTCAACGGCTACCTGATCAAACCCAATAGCGATGGCTAG